The following proteins come from a genomic window of Salvia hispanica cultivar TCC Black 2014 chromosome 4, UniMelb_Shisp_WGS_1.0, whole genome shotgun sequence:
- the LOC125218247 gene encoding eukaryotic translation initiation factor 3 subunit F has translation MATTGQTVLQYVPSPASVSAKVHPIVIFNICDCYVRRPDQAERVIGTLLGSVLPDGTVDIRNSYAVPHNESSDQVALDIDYHQNMLTSHQKVNPKEVIVGWFSTGGVIGGSALIHEFYSREVNNPIHLTVDTEFRTGNASIKAFVSVGLSLGDQQLAAQFQEIALFLCMVEAEQIGFDVLKPTIVHKLPNDLEGMEATTERLLALIDDVYKYVDNVVEGRSAPDNKIGRFLSDTIAALPKLSPNAFDKLVNDNLQDQLLLLYLSSITRTQLSLAEKLNTAAQII, from the exons ATGGCAACCACCGGACAAACGGTGCTGCAGTATGTACCATCACCGGCAAGCGTGTCGGCTAAAGTTCATCCGATTGTTATATTCAATATCTGCGATTGTTACGTCAGGCGACCGGACCAAGCCGAGCGCGTTATCGGCACGCTCCTCGGCTCCGTTTTGCCTGACGGTACCGTCGACATTCGCAATTCCTACGCCGTTCCTCACAACGAGTCCTCCGATCAG GTTGCACTCGATATTGATTATCATCAGAACATGTTGACGTCTCACCAGAAGGTGAATCCAAAGGAAGTCATTGTTGGATG GTTTTCAACTGGCGGAGTCATTGGTGGCAGTGCTTTGATCCATGAGTTCTACTCTAGAGAAGTTAACAATCCTATTCATTTGACTGTTGATACTGAATTTAGAACTGGTAATGCTTCAATTAAGGCTTTTGTCTCTGTTGGTCTGTCTCTTGGAGACCAACAACTTGCTGcacaatttcaagaaattgCACTGTTCCTATGCATGGTGGAGGCGGAACAGATTGGGT TTGATGTACTTAAGCCAACAATTGTTCACAAGCTTCCAAATGATCTCGAGGGAATGGAAGCAACCACGGAACGGTTGCTTGCTCTAATCGACGATGTGTACAAATATGTGGATAATGTCGTG gAAGGACGCAGCGCCCCTGATAATAAAATTGGAAGATTTTTATCTGATACAATAGCAGCTCTTCCCAAACTATCTCCAAATGCTTTTGATAAGCTAGTCAATGACAATCTGCAG GACCAACTTCTGTTGCTTTATTTGTCTAGCATTACGAGAACACAACTTAGCTTAGCAGAAAAGCTGAATACTGCTGCCCAGATCATTTGA
- the LOC125218936 gene encoding BAHD acyltransferase DCR-like, whose amino-acid sequence MVSQAFPIVSKCLVSPDQKSSLRELKLSVSDLPMLSCHYIQKGGLFEKPPLPISDLLSRLKRSLSKSLTHFPPLAGRLTTDATGHVYIDCNDAGVEFIHVNGSHLHVSDLLGPTAADVPAAVKSCFALDHAVSHTGHFRPILAVQVTALADGVFIACSVNHAVADGTSFWNFFNTFAEFARGVEAISRSPDFSRDSILTSSAVLRLPEGGPVASFSAEAPIRERIFRFSRESILKLKSKLNKTDGNVNVAEVMGKHANDTRVSKQKPLIYAVNPTVEISSFQSLCALLWRGITRARELPPGKTTTFRMAVNCRHRLEKKLEPLYFGNAIQSVPTSALAGEVVGRDMRWCAEQLNETLAAHGGAEVRKCVEDWEREPRCFPLGNPGGAMVMMGSSPRFPMYDNDFGWGRPVAVRSGRNNKFDGKISAFPGREGGGSVDLEVILAPETMAGLESDSEFMQYVTVC is encoded by the coding sequence ATGGTTTCCCAGGCCTTCCCAATTGTGTCGAAATGCCTAGTTTCTCCCGACCAAAAATCAAGCCTAAGAGAGCTCAAGCTCTCAGTTTCCGATCTCCCAATGCTGTCGTGCCACTACATTCAAAAAGGCGGCTTATTCGAAAAGCCGCCGTTGCCAATCTCCGACCTCCTCTCCCGATTAAAACGCAGCCTCTCAAAGTCGCTCACCCATTTCCCGCCGCTGGCTGGCCGCCTCACCACCGACGCCACCGGCCACGTCTACATAGACTGCAACGACGCAGGCGTCGAGTTCATCCACGTCAACGGGTCCCACCTCCACGTCAGCGATCTCCTGGGCCCCACCGCCGCTGACGTGCCCGCGGCCGTTAAGAGCTGCTTCGCCCTCGATCACGCCGTCAGCCACACGGGCCATTTCCGCCCGATTCTAGCCGTCCAGGTGACGGCGCTCGCTGACGGCGTCTTCATCGCCTGCTCCGTCAATCACGCCGTCGCCGACGGCACCTCGTTTTGGAATTTCTTCAACACCTTCGCCGAGTTCGCCAGAGGCGTGGAGGCGATATCGAGGTCCCCGGATTTCAGCCGCGACTCGATTTTGACATCCTCCGCGGTTCTCCGGCTGCCGGAGGGCGGCCCCGTGGCTTCTTTCTCCGCCGAAGCTCCGATCAGGGAGAGGATTTTCCGCTTCAGCAGAGAATCGATTTTGAAgcttaaatcaaaattgaataaaactGACGGCAACGTTAACGTGGCGGAGGTGATGGGCAAGCACGCCAACGACACGCGCGTTAGTAAACAGAAACCGTTAATCTACGCTGTTAATCCGACGGTGGAGATCTCGTCGTTCCAATCGCTGTGCGCGCTGCTGTGGCGTGGGATCACGCGCGCGCGGGAGCTTCCCCCGGGAAAAACGACGACGTTTCGGATGGCGGTGAACTGCCGGCACCGGCTGGAGAAGAAATTGGAGCCGCTATACTTCGGGAACGCGATCCAGAGCGTTCCGACGTCGGCATTGGCCGGAGAGGTGGTGGGGAGGGACATGCGTTGGTGCGCGGAGCAGCTGAACGAAACCCTGGCGGCGCACGGCGGCGCGGAGGTGCGGAAGTGCGTGGAGGATTGGGAGAGGGAGCCGCGGTGTTTTCCGTTGGGGAATCCCGGGGGCGCGATGGTGATGATGGGGAGCTCGCCGAGGTTTCCGATGTACGACAATGATTTCGGGTGGGGGAGGCCGGTGGCGGTGCGGAGCGGAAGGAACAATAAGTTCGATGGGAAGATATCGGCGTTCCCGGGTCGGGAAGGGGGCGGGTCGGTTGATTTGGAGGTTATTTTGGCGCCGGAGACTATGGCGGGTCTTGAGTCCGACTCGGAGTTCATGCAATATGTGACTGTTTGTTAA
- the LOC125221193 gene encoding WUSCHEL-related homeobox 7-like encodes MDEYSTGFCIRAAARGGGTGSKCGRWNPTGEQVKVLTELFKSGLRTPTTDQIQKISAELSFYGKIESKNVFYWFQNHKARERQKRRRISVDDLPTPSKQFGSAEKNEAERVIETLQLFPVKSRLYADDCKENTYNLAMEMDHPTLDLRLSFV; translated from the exons atGGATGAGTACTCGACGGGGTTTTGCATTAGGGCGGCGGCGCGAGGGGGCGGAACAGGGAGCAAGTGCGGGCGTTGGAATCCGACAGGGGAACAAGTAAAAGTTCTGACGGAGCTGTTCAAGTCAGGTCTCAGaactcccactactgatcagATCCAAAAGATATCTGCTGAGTTGAGCTTTTATGGTAAGATTGAGAGCAAAAATGTTTTTTACTGGTTCCAAAACCACAAGGCCAGAGAGAGACAGAAACGACGCCGCATTTCCGTTGATGACCTTCCCACCCCTTCTAAAC AATTCGGTAGTGCCGAGAAAAATGAAGCCGAAAGAGTGATTGAAACGCTTCAACTGTTTCCGGTGAAGTCTCGGCTGTATGCAGACGACTGCAAAGAGAATACGTACAACCTTGCCATGGAAATGGATCATCCCACCTTGGATTTGAGATTGAGCTTTGTTTAG
- the LOC125222436 gene encoding SNW/SKI-interacting protein A-like → MAALTDILPKAKSSVNSNYDHSNDPWFKSRYSLSEVEEEHVALKAKPVPPYLKRAGFKPSKPEDFGDGGAFPEIHYAQYPLGMGRSKSKPGAKTLPLTVDERGNLRYDTIVRQDENAKKIVYSQHSDLVPVFAKDGTKEDDMDADEKQKEIDETTQQTKAALEQIVNVRLSAAQPKNVPKTSTDSKFIKYKPSQQSAAFNSGAKERIIRMVEMPVDPLEPPKFKHKRVPKASGSPPVPVMHSPPRPVTVKDQQDWKIPPCISNWKNPKGYTIPLDKRLAADGRGLQEVQINDNFAKLSEALYVAEQKAREAVAVRSKVQKEMMMKEKEKKEMELRVLAQKARSERTGVASAGGISMPSERTANDGDMSVDYERGREERGREERVRDGPKETKEEKEDRLRREKIREERRRERERERRLEAKDAAMGKKSKITRDRDRDISEKVALGMANTGARGGEVMYDQRLFNQEKGMDSGFATDDAYNIYDKGLFTAQSALTTLYRPKKDGDDEMYGGADEQLDKIKKTERFKVDRAFTGTSERSGPRDRPVEFDKEQPEEDPFGLDQFLTEVKTGKKAIDKIGSGGTLKASAGSMRDGSDGSTRSRIQFDKGGR, encoded by the coding sequence ATGGCGGCGTTGACAGACATTCTTCCAAAGGCGAAATCTTCGGTTAATAGTAATTACGATCACTCTAACGATCCCTGGTTTAAAAGCCGGTATAGTTTATCTGAGGTGGAGGAGGAACATGTGGCTCTGAAAGCTAAGCCAGTGCCTCCTTATTTGAAACGGGCAGGGTTTAAGCCGTCGAAGCCTGAGGATTTTGGGGATGGAGGGGCGTTCCCTGAAATTCATTACGCGCAGTATCCGCTTGGGATGGGGAGGAGTAAGAGCAAGCCTGGTGCAAAGACTTTGCCTCTCACAGTGGACGAGCGTGGAAATTTGAGATATGATACGATTGTGAGGCAGGATGAGAATGCGAAGAAGATAGTGTATTCGCAGCACTCAGATCTTGTTCCAGTCTTTGCCAAGGATGGTACCAAAGAGGATGACATGGATGCTGATGAGAAGCAGAAGGAGATTGATGAGACAACGCAACAGACCAAGGCTGCTTTGGAGCAGATTGTGAATGTTAGGTTGAGTGCTGCACAGCCAAAAAATGTTCCTAAAACGTCCACGGATTCTAAGTTCATCAAGTATAAGCCGTCTCAGCAGTCGGCAGCTTTTAATTCAGGTGCGAAGGAGAGAATCATTCGCATGGTGGAAATGCCTGTTGACCCTCTAGAGCCTCCGAAGTTCAAGCACAAGAGAGTTCCCAAGGCTTCAGGTTCTCCTCCTGTCCCGGTCATGCATTCTCCGCCTCGGCCTGTGACTGTGAAGGACCAGCAGGACTGGAAAATCCCACCTTGCATATCCAACTGGAAGAACCCTAAAGGGTATACAATTCCCCTCGACAAGCGGCTGGCTGCTGATGGCCGAGGGCTGCAGGAGGTTCAgattaatgataattttgcCAAGTTATCTGAGGCTTTATACGTTGCAGAACAGAAAGCTAGAGAGGCTGTTGCAGTACGGTCTAAGGTTCAAAaggagatgatgatgaaggAAAAGGAGAAGAAAGAGATGGAACTACGGGTGCTCGCACAAAAGGCAAGATCTGAGAGAACTGGTGTGGCTTCAGCAGGTGGAATATCAATGCCTTCTGAGAGGACTGCTAATGATGGTGATATGAGTGTGGATTATGAGAGGGGTAGAGAGGAAAGAGGTAGAGAGGAAAGGGTAAGGGATGGCCCCAAGGAAAcgaaagaagagaaagaggatAGGTTGCGCAGGGAAAAAATTCGTGAGGAGCGgcgaagagagagagagagggaaagaaGACTTGAGGCAAAAGATGCTGCCATGGGGAAGAAGAGCAAGATTACCCGGGATAGAGACCGTGATATCAGTGAGAAAGTGGCTCTTGGGATGGCCAACACAGGAGCAAGAGGGGGTGAAGTTATGTACGATCAGAGGCTGTTCAACCAAGAGAAAGGGATGGATTCTGGTTTTGCCACGGATGATGCTTACAACATCTACGACAAGGGCCTATTTACTGCTCAATCTGCTTTGACTACTCTGTACAGGCCTAAGAAAGATGGCGATGATGAGATGTATGGTGGCGCTGATGAGCAGCTGGATAAGATAAAGAAGACTGAGCGCTTCAAGGTTGACAGGGCATTTACGGGTACATCCGAGAGGTCTGGTCCAAGAGACAGACCAGTTGAGTTTGACAAGGAGCAACCTGAAGAAGATCCCTTCGGTCTTGACCAATTCTTGACAGAGGTTAAGACTGGTAAGAAAGCCATTGACAAAATTGGGAGCGGAGGTACCTTGAAGGCGAGTGCTGGATCCATGCGAGATGGCTCAGACGGATCTACCAGATCACGTATTCAATTCGACAAAGGGGGACGTTGA